In Brevibacillus brevis NBRC 100599, a single genomic region encodes these proteins:
- a CDS encoding response regulator has translation MARILIADDSLVVRDYMKIILERAGHQVIAEATNGLDAYQKYTDHLPDVVTMDINMPGMNGIETVKKIIGTFPDANIIMVSTNGLKPLVFEAINAGARHYILKPIDEERLLASITNSL, from the coding sequence ATGGCTCGTATACTGATAGCAGACGACTCCCTTGTAGTACGAGATTACATGAAAATCATTTTGGAACGGGCGGGCCATCAAGTCATTGCTGAAGCGACGAATGGATTGGACGCCTATCAAAAATATACGGACCACCTTCCCGATGTGGTGACGATGGATATCAATATGCCAGGAATGAATGGCATAGAGACTGTCAAAAAAATCATCGGCACCTTCCCCGACGCCAACATCATTATGGTCAGCACCAACGGATTAAAGCCGCTCGTTTTTGAAGCAATCAACGCTGGAGCGCGCCATTACATTCTAAAACCGATCGATGAAGAACGGCTTTTGGCTTCCATTACGAATTCTCTTTAG
- a CDS encoding AAA family ATPase yields the protein MSGMIVVPGYRVAEFLSTHSKLGLYRGYRNNDNLPVLFKVPMEGPSHKESLWKLKHEYRILQSLESHAVETIIELVNHNRETVMITEDFGGVPLSLLMKMKGLSLKEMLFLAVRMASCLKEIHQHGIIHKDVNSDHILVHPETYEVKLGSFGLATKSHQEYQSVMNPKEWKGNLRYVSPEQTGRMNRTVDYRSDIYSFGVTLYELLTGKLPFLTSDMLELIHAHMARKPLAPSSVKPSVPEILSDIVMKCLSKNTEDRYFSMSGLLADLQRCYDQLEQNGLITPFPLALEDRADHLRIPERLYGREQEIQMLIDAFEQVTNGATRMVLLSGSPGVGKSALVLEAQKAFLRGRGRFVSGKFDQYNQAVPYSALIQIFQDLIKQLLAGHERELLAWREMILDAMQGLGQVIVDVIPQLEAVIGKQPAVPELPAAEAKNRFQWVMQRFIRIWARPEHPLVLFLDDLQWADSSSLFLIRELIADRQISHFLLICAYREHDGSMMNPLIAILTETGIKSRILRQFTLLPLREHEFNALVADTLHSDTDMTKPLVTIIMQKTAGNPFYVREFIKTLYDRNLLWYGREERNWQWDLVEIEKLGTTENVADLLVEKMRRLPDSTQQQLAYAACLGNSFLLHLIAKSRNQTESEAIQHISPAIEEGLIYPIEGAEYLTYAALVEEEVASQMRIRFRFVHDRIQQAAYSLLAEAERGQIHVKLGRMMWEMSQGSESGFLFEICDHMYRGKEILEDQAERMHVAHCHLLAGQKAKSSAAFESALQYFQRGLELMGEEGWQHNHDLTMELCALSAETTYLCNQLDEAKQLFERGMQHAKTDRERVRILEMEIRMYTRLAEFPRVMEIASEALGLLGVPIPKKPGKLDIIMEMFHIKRRLKGRKIDELLYLPDVPDENYQMAMSIISYAGPSAYYVNLNWFALTILRALHLSLVHGNAVASANGYTGYGIVQAAQFGNYREAYEFGQLACRVADSFADPIAMTKAYGAFALLINHWCEHARTNIPLLKKAIQLGLDGGGNIYAAYNAHGLLEAMLYCGVPVEELEQQIEEYSDMIQQIKVVDHDDRLLLLRQALHTFTRWTDNERTAFCHDGFDEVAYVSNLQKEGNSYKRYMYHYYKSMVHLMYGNHLEAAQLLAEAEQWMDSVSGQVLVSQQVFMQTLALTGLYENANGQEKSRYGKKIKANLKKMKVWAKECPENFQHKWLLMHAEWLRVTEHKQEAGPFYEQAVQLAKKDVFLQNEAMANELAAQHYLALGMETIAKAYMTEAHEVYMLWGAVAKAREIGERYPYLLQRVRSLGASAEIATTDQTADLVDLMSVIKASQTIASELRLEMLLATMLRTVMSNAGAEKGILLLKKDGDWLIEAAGSVDLDVEIMQSVPYEHSGMLSVAVVNYTIRTEEMLVLHNASVEGVFFRDTYIAKHQPKSILCSPLWQQGKMIGVIYLENNETTHVFNEKRSEPLRLIFSQIAIFIENARLYHQLEQWNQSLEKIVTERTNEIQALLQANKNLLNNAGQGFLSFSKNLLVHSEYSRECLRIFGRELAGVSVAELLYPDRPEDSVFIESLLEKYFEAKDQGQKELYLSLFPTEVQINQMPLKLACKPIYEDRRDSPEGLMLILTDMSEQRALKSKMEREWQRLNMVVTVAISLPLFQKVLRAFNAFVEEGWKQILGGAMAESEKLFKLVAQIHQFKGDFSQLHLIHTPQKLHDLESWLIQWAKSEERLSDEDVRAQQSFAEVQAAMQQDLSIMQHKLGVGFLDHNEHVHTIAKERWESFEHEITSLVQGEAQQELLHRIRKLRYRPMKDMLSRYEDYVSELAIRLNKTIDPVEWDVEEVLVDPERFENFARSLVHVFNNAIDHGMEEEQERLACGKERSGKIQCRIWQEDTSLCVTIRDDGRGGDREKLKLALAEDVTVQEQASLVSGRGIGLSIVKQEVEQLGGTLQVHTQKGEGTRFTFRIPLEEIH from the coding sequence ATGAGCGGCATGATCGTGGTTCCAGGTTATAGGGTGGCAGAGTTTCTTTCCACTCATTCAAAATTGGGACTTTATCGGGGTTACAGAAATAACGACAATCTCCCTGTCTTATTCAAAGTACCGATGGAGGGGCCTTCCCATAAGGAATCTCTGTGGAAACTGAAGCATGAATATCGCATTCTTCAATCATTGGAATCCCATGCAGTGGAAACGATCATCGAACTGGTTAATCACAACCGTGAGACGGTAATGATTACGGAAGATTTCGGGGGAGTGCCGCTCTCCTTGCTTATGAAAATGAAAGGACTGTCACTGAAGGAGATGCTCTTCCTTGCAGTCCGCATGGCTTCCTGTTTGAAGGAAATCCATCAGCACGGAATCATTCATAAGGATGTAAATTCCGATCATATCCTGGTTCATCCTGAAACCTATGAGGTAAAGCTTGGTAGCTTTGGGTTGGCGACGAAATCCCACCAAGAATACCAAAGTGTGATGAATCCAAAAGAATGGAAGGGAAATCTTCGCTACGTGTCGCCGGAGCAGACGGGGAGAATGAATCGCACCGTCGATTACCGTTCCGATATTTATTCGTTTGGTGTCACGCTCTACGAGTTATTGACGGGAAAGCTGCCCTTTTTAACTTCGGACATGCTTGAACTCATACATGCTCATATGGCGAGAAAGCCGCTCGCTCCCTCCAGTGTAAAACCATCCGTTCCAGAGATTCTATCGGACATTGTGATGAAGTGTCTGTCAAAAAATACAGAGGATCGCTACTTTAGCATGTCTGGCTTACTGGCAGACCTGCAACGCTGCTATGACCAGCTTGAACAAAACGGTTTGATTACGCCTTTTCCGCTTGCTTTAGAAGATCGTGCTGATCACTTGCGGATTCCAGAGAGGCTGTATGGACGTGAGCAAGAAATCCAGATGCTCATCGATGCATTTGAGCAAGTCACGAACGGCGCTACGAGGATGGTTCTTCTCAGTGGATCTCCCGGTGTGGGTAAGTCTGCCCTCGTGCTGGAAGCGCAAAAAGCGTTTTTGAGAGGCCGGGGACGTTTTGTTTCTGGAAAGTTCGATCAATATAATCAGGCCGTTCCGTATTCGGCCCTCATTCAAATCTTTCAGGATTTGATCAAGCAGTTATTGGCAGGCCACGAACGCGAGCTGCTTGCTTGGCGAGAGATGATCCTCGACGCCATGCAAGGCCTTGGCCAAGTGATCGTGGATGTCATTCCACAGCTTGAAGCAGTGATCGGCAAGCAGCCTGCCGTACCTGAGCTGCCTGCAGCAGAAGCAAAAAATCGTTTTCAATGGGTGATGCAACGCTTTATTCGGATTTGGGCTCGTCCAGAGCATCCGCTCGTCTTGTTCCTGGATGATTTGCAGTGGGCGGACTCTTCTTCGCTTTTCCTGATCCGAGAGTTGATTGCAGATAGGCAGATCAGTCATTTTCTATTGATTTGCGCTTATCGTGAGCATGATGGCAGTATGATGAATCCGTTGATTGCCATTTTGACAGAGACAGGCATCAAGAGCCGCATTTTGCGCCAATTCACGTTATTGCCGCTTCGAGAACACGAATTCAATGCGTTAGTAGCCGATACATTGCATAGCGATACGGACATGACGAAGCCGCTGGTTACGATTATTATGCAAAAAACAGCCGGGAATCCGTTTTATGTAAGGGAATTCATTAAGACGCTGTATGATCGGAACTTGTTGTGGTATGGAAGAGAAGAGCGGAACTGGCAATGGGATTTGGTCGAAATCGAGAAGCTGGGTACAACGGAAAATGTGGCCGATCTTCTCGTAGAAAAAATGAGAAGACTGCCTGATTCTACTCAGCAGCAGCTCGCTTATGCTGCTTGTCTGGGCAATTCGTTTTTGCTTCATTTGATAGCCAAGTCACGGAATCAAACGGAGTCAGAAGCCATTCAGCATATATCGCCTGCGATTGAGGAAGGTCTCATCTATCCGATTGAAGGAGCGGAATATCTGACATACGCTGCGCTCGTGGAAGAAGAAGTGGCGTCTCAGATGAGGATTCGTTTCCGTTTTGTGCATGATCGAATTCAACAGGCCGCCTATTCGTTGTTAGCAGAGGCAGAGCGCGGTCAGATCCACGTCAAGCTGGGCAGAATGATGTGGGAAATGTCCCAAGGGAGCGAATCTGGCTTCCTGTTCGAAATTTGCGATCATATGTATCGGGGAAAAGAGATACTGGAGGATCAAGCGGAGCGCATGCATGTAGCGCACTGTCATTTGCTTGCTGGACAAAAGGCGAAATCCTCTGCGGCATTTGAGTCGGCCTTGCAGTATTTCCAGCGCGGTCTCGAGCTGATGGGGGAAGAGGGCTGGCAGCACAATCATGATCTGACCATGGAGCTGTGTGCGTTGTCTGCGGAGACGACGTACCTCTGTAACCAATTGGATGAGGCAAAACAATTGTTTGAACGCGGGATGCAGCATGCCAAAACAGACCGGGAACGCGTTCGCATTTTGGAAATGGAAATTCGCATGTATACACGATTGGCTGAATTTCCGCGTGTCATGGAGATCGCAAGCGAAGCCTTGGGGTTATTGGGCGTACCGATTCCGAAAAAGCCTGGCAAGCTCGATATCATTATGGAAATGTTTCATATCAAGCGACGCCTCAAAGGCAGAAAAATAGATGAGTTGCTGTATTTGCCGGATGTTCCCGATGAAAATTATCAGATGGCGATGAGCATCATCAGCTACGCCGGGCCATCTGCTTATTATGTCAATCTCAATTGGTTTGCTTTAACGATTTTGCGTGCCCTTCATCTGTCACTCGTGCACGGAAACGCAGTCGCTTCGGCAAATGGTTATACCGGTTACGGAATTGTACAAGCTGCTCAATTCGGAAATTATCGAGAGGCATATGAATTTGGACAATTGGCTTGCCGTGTAGCAGACAGCTTCGCCGATCCGATTGCCATGACGAAGGCGTATGGCGCGTTTGCCCTACTGATCAATCACTGGTGCGAGCATGCGCGGACGAACATCCCTCTCCTGAAAAAAGCGATTCAGCTCGGCTTGGACGGCGGAGGAAACATTTATGCTGCCTACAATGCCCATGGGCTTTTGGAGGCCATGCTCTATTGTGGTGTTCCAGTAGAAGAATTGGAGCAGCAAATCGAGGAATACAGCGATATGATTCAACAAATCAAGGTCGTTGATCACGATGACCGGCTCCTGTTATTGCGCCAGGCGCTGCATACTTTTACAAGGTGGACGGACAATGAGCGAACGGCGTTTTGCCATGATGGCTTTGATGAAGTTGCCTATGTAAGCAACCTGCAAAAAGAAGGAAACAGCTACAAGCGGTACATGTACCACTACTATAAATCGATGGTTCACCTCATGTACGGGAACCACCTGGAGGCAGCCCAGCTGCTGGCTGAAGCGGAGCAATGGATGGATTCAGTCAGCGGACAAGTACTTGTCAGCCAGCAAGTTTTTATGCAAACACTGGCATTGACGGGGCTCTATGAGAACGCCAACGGACAGGAAAAATCGAGGTATGGGAAAAAAATCAAAGCAAATCTCAAAAAGATGAAGGTGTGGGCAAAGGAATGCCCGGAAAATTTTCAGCACAAGTGGTTGCTGATGCATGCTGAGTGGCTCCGTGTCACAGAGCATAAACAAGAAGCGGGTCCTTTTTATGAACAGGCGGTTCAACTCGCCAAAAAGGATGTTTTCTTGCAAAACGAGGCAATGGCAAATGAATTGGCTGCCCAGCATTACTTGGCACTTGGAATGGAAACGATTGCGAAGGCATACATGACGGAGGCCCACGAGGTTTACATGCTATGGGGAGCGGTCGCCAAGGCACGAGAGATTGGGGAACGGTATCCTTATCTTTTGCAACGGGTTAGAAGCTTGGGGGCTTCCGCCGAGATTGCCACGACTGACCAGACAGCAGACCTCGTCGATTTAATGAGTGTTATCAAAGCGTCGCAAACGATAGCTAGCGAGCTCCGCTTGGAAATGCTGTTGGCGACGATGCTGCGCACGGTGATGAGCAATGCAGGTGCGGAGAAAGGAATCCTCCTGCTGAAAAAAGATGGTGACTGGCTCATCGAAGCGGCAGGCTCTGTCGATTTGGACGTGGAGATTATGCAGTCTGTCCCGTATGAGCATAGTGGGATGCTCTCTGTCGCTGTCGTGAATTACACGATTCGTACAGAAGAGATGCTGGTGCTCCACAACGCTTCGGTTGAAGGCGTCTTTTTCCGTGATACGTACATTGCGAAGCACCAGCCGAAATCGATTCTATGCTCCCCGCTATGGCAGCAAGGGAAAATGATCGGTGTCATTTATTTGGAGAACAACGAGACGACACACGTGTTCAACGAAAAACGCTCGGAGCCGCTCAGGCTGATCTTCTCGCAAATTGCAATCTTTATTGAAAATGCGAGACTGTATCATCAATTGGAGCAATGGAATCAATCCTTGGAAAAGATTGTGACAGAGCGTACCAATGAGATTCAGGCACTTTTGCAGGCGAATAAAAATCTGTTAAATAATGCGGGACAAGGCTTCCTTTCTTTTTCCAAGAACCTGCTGGTCCATTCTGAATACAGTCGGGAATGTCTGCGGATTTTTGGGAGAGAACTGGCTGGAGTATCGGTTGCTGAGCTACTATATCCAGATCGTCCAGAGGACAGCGTGTTCATTGAATCTCTTTTGGAAAAGTACTTTGAAGCAAAAGACCAAGGGCAAAAAGAGCTGTATCTCAGCCTCTTTCCTACGGAAGTCCAGATCAATCAAATGCCGTTGAAGCTGGCATGTAAGCCGATTTATGAAGATCGGCGAGATTCGCCAGAGGGCTTGATGCTGATTCTGACTGATATGAGTGAGCAGCGTGCGCTCAAATCAAAGATGGAGCGAGAATGGCAAAGGTTGAATATGGTCGTAACGGTAGCGATTAGTCTTCCGCTCTTCCAAAAGGTACTGCGAGCTTTCAACGCTTTCGTTGAGGAGGGGTGGAAGCAGATCCTCGGAGGAGCGATGGCGGAATCCGAGAAGCTATTCAAATTGGTCGCTCAGATTCATCAGTTTAAAGGTGACTTCAGCCAATTACACCTGATTCATACACCACAAAAGCTGCATGATTTGGAGTCGTGGTTGATTCAATGGGCAAAGTCCGAGGAACGTCTGTCCGACGAGGATGTGCGTGCCCAGCAGTCATTCGCAGAGGTTCAAGCTGCGATGCAACAGGATTTGTCGATCATGCAGCACAAGCTCGGGGTCGGATTCCTGGATCATAACGAGCATGTGCACACCATTGCAAAAGAGCGGTGGGAAAGCTTCGAGCACGAGATTACCAGTCTGGTACAGGGGGAAGCTCAGCAGGAGCTGCTCCACCGCATCCGCAAGCTGCGTTATCGTCCCATGAAGGACATGTTGTCCCGTTATGAAGACTATGTAAGCGAGCTAGCTATCCGTCTGAATAAGACCATCGATCCGGTCGAATGGGATGTGGAAGAAGTACTGGTCGATCCGGAGCGATTCGAGAATTTTGCGAGGAGCCTGGTTCACGTATTCAACAATGCCATCGATCATGGAATGGAAGAAGAGCAAGAACGATTAGCATGCGGAAAAGAACGCAGCGGCAAGATTCAATGCCGCATTTGGCAAGAGGATACTTCCCTGTGTGTCACGATTCGTGATGATGGGCGTGGCGGAGATAGGGAAAAGCTGAAGCTGGCATTGGCTGAGGATGTCACGGTACAAGAACAAGCAAGTCTCGTATCGGGCAGAGGAATTGGCCTGTCCATTGTCAAACAAGAGGTTGAGCAGTTGGGAGGAACCCTCCAGGTTCATACCCAAAAAGGAGAAGGGACCCGCTTTACCTTCCGAATCCCGTTGGAAGAAATTCACTAG
- a CDS encoding cupin domain-containing protein, translating into MSNLSRSVSNPHNNEVVTFLKTTEETNGEYLLFRTDLPPDNGIFLHYHTKLVETFEGVIGNLEVTIDGKKVILKPGEKLNIPTDKVHGFHNPSNEFVSFHVEIRPAGTFEAFVRCGYGLDTDGRSFYLPFIKQNIPKNILLLGTIFQMGGFYLPIIPRFLQKGMFAVLAALARWTGSDKSLEKYYKTSPDAPVSHSEVEQTAQKTLQG; encoded by the coding sequence TTGTCAAATCTAAGTCGCAGTGTAAGCAACCCGCACAATAACGAAGTGGTCACCTTTTTAAAGACAACGGAAGAAACGAATGGCGAATATTTGTTATTTCGTACCGATCTCCCACCGGATAATGGGATTTTTCTACACTATCATACAAAACTTGTCGAAACCTTTGAAGGTGTAATTGGAAATTTAGAGGTAACCATCGATGGAAAAAAAGTAATCCTGAAGCCGGGAGAGAAGCTAAACATACCGACGGACAAGGTTCATGGGTTCCACAATCCCTCTAACGAATTCGTCAGCTTCCATGTCGAAATCCGTCCGGCAGGTACTTTTGAAGCATTTGTCCGCTGTGGATACGGGCTCGACACAGACGGGCGCAGCTTTTATTTGCCGTTTATCAAGCAAAATATCCCGAAAAATATTCTCCTCTTGGGAACGATCTTTCAGATGGGGGGGTTTTACCTCCCGATCATTCCGCGCTTCCTGCAAAAAGGCATGTTTGCTGTGCTCGCTGCATTGGCTCGTTGGACAGGCTCAGATAAGTCGCTGGAAAAGTACTACAAAACCTCTCCAGATGCACCAGTCTCCCATTCCGAGGTCGAGCAAACAGCGCAAAAGACGTTACAGGGATAA
- a CDS encoding MBL fold metallo-hydrolase has protein sequence MKANTGVKMIPLQGEAFGKPMVIYPTLLWDDDRAVLVDTGMPGSWEIIRQEMSRAGIPPERLKAIILTHQDLDHIGSLPEIVRELGGQVEIYAHELDQPYIEGTRPLLKADPKNMAPLLAMLPEKEREYLQWLCENPPKAMVHKTLADAEILPYCGGIRIIHTPGHTPGHISLYVQDSKTLIAGDAMVYMNEALRGPIPQNTLDMEMAVNSLKKFENLEITSIICYHGGMCQNNVQEQLYALLR, from the coding sequence ATGAAAGCGAACACAGGTGTGAAAATGATTCCGCTACAAGGAGAGGCATTTGGCAAGCCGATGGTGATCTATCCCACCTTGCTTTGGGATGATGACCGAGCTGTATTGGTAGATACAGGAATGCCGGGTTCATGGGAGATTATCCGTCAGGAAATGAGCCGCGCTGGCATACCACCTGAGCGTTTAAAAGCTATCATTTTGACACATCAGGACCTTGATCATATCGGCAGTCTTCCAGAAATTGTTCGTGAGCTTGGCGGACAGGTTGAAATATACGCGCACGAGCTGGATCAGCCGTACATCGAAGGCACACGCCCACTCCTCAAAGCAGACCCCAAAAACATGGCTCCTTTACTTGCGATGTTACCTGAAAAGGAGCGCGAGTACTTGCAATGGCTTTGTGAAAATCCGCCCAAGGCAATGGTGCACAAGACACTGGCAGACGCAGAGATTCTGCCGTATTGTGGGGGAATCCGCATCATTCATACTCCCGGACATACGCCGGGGCATATCAGCTTGTATGTACAAGATAGCAAGACCTTAATAGCAGGCGATGCTATGGTGTACATGAACGAAGCACTGCGAGGACCGATTCCGCAAAACACTCTTGATATGGAAATGGCAGTAAACTCATTAAAAAAGTTTGAGAACTTGGAAATTACTAGCATCATTTGTTATCATGGAGGCATGTGCCAAAACAACGTGCAAGAGCAGCTCTATGCTCTGCTACGGTGA
- a CDS encoding TRAFAC clade GTPase domain-containing protein, with the protein MLSFLKNMFEKKPQVKERLPFYDIVCPYCFAKYGPDQVVFRATHHRQDDEDYALQEDEILNAYRDKFGLDAIDELEAVIDPESIPSENHLYVDNVLAGVTDRYGMVSKRRLCPKCHNELPITAGKAPSNIISIVGASQVGKSVYMTSLIHTLQNTTANHFDAACMPLNAQISRKFRENYEAPLFERGQLLDSTQKEKRQEPFIFQFIFKDSDKAPLILVFFDVAGEGMVDREYLELYASHVKNSSGILFLIDPLQIKTIRDRVMLQAGDEPGEFTARYDEPREVVITLFENFIGYQEQSKTHIPTAVVLTKSDMLHLIKEDDGEYIKSNSNVFRNFVHEQYLNTAEFENIDGEIRRFIEKVDRPFKDALDVYFTNTAYFAVSALGSNPVNQRVSGVVTPIRVDEPFIWLMHQLDYIEGRER; encoded by the coding sequence ATGCTGTCGTTTTTGAAAAACATGTTTGAGAAGAAGCCGCAGGTCAAGGAACGGCTTCCTTTTTACGATATTGTCTGCCCTTATTGCTTCGCCAAATACGGACCGGACCAAGTTGTCTTTCGTGCCACGCATCATCGCCAGGACGACGAAGACTACGCGTTGCAGGAGGATGAGATTCTCAATGCGTATCGGGATAAATTCGGACTGGATGCTATCGACGAGCTGGAAGCGGTGATCGATCCGGAATCCATCCCGTCGGAAAACCATTTGTACGTCGATAACGTCCTCGCAGGTGTGACTGACCGGTATGGCATGGTTTCCAAGCGCAGACTGTGCCCGAAATGCCACAACGAGTTACCGATTACGGCAGGGAAAGCGCCGAGTAACATTATTTCGATTGTCGGGGCGTCTCAGGTCGGTAAGTCCGTATACATGACCTCACTGATCCATACCTTGCAAAACACGACAGCGAATCACTTTGATGCCGCGTGTATGCCGCTCAATGCGCAGATTAGCCGCAAGTTCCGGGAGAACTACGAGGCACCCTTGTTTGAACGCGGACAGCTGCTTGATTCCACGCAAAAAGAAAAGCGTCAGGAGCCATTCATCTTCCAATTCATTTTCAAGGATAGCGACAAGGCACCATTGATCCTGGTGTTTTTCGACGTAGCAGGCGAGGGAATGGTCGACCGCGAGTATTTGGAGCTGTATGCGTCGCATGTGAAAAATTCGTCTGGCATCCTGTTTCTGATCGATCCACTGCAAATCAAGACCATTCGTGATCGGGTCATGCTGCAAGCTGGGGATGAGCCAGGGGAATTCACGGCAAGGTACGACGAGCCGCGTGAGGTTGTCATTACGCTGTTTGAGAACTTCATCGGCTATCAGGAGCAGAGCAAAACCCATATTCCAACTGCTGTCGTGTTGACGAAGAGCGACATGCTGCATCTGATCAAAGAAGACGATGGCGAATACATCAAGTCCAACAGCAATGTTTTCCGCAATTTTGTCCATGAACAATATTTAAATACGGCTGAATTTGAGAACATCGATGGGGAAATCCGTCGATTCATCGAAAAGGTAGATAGACCGTTTAAGGACGCGTTGGATGTTTACTTTACGAATACGGCCTATTTCGCTGTATCTGCGCTGGGGAGCAATCCAGTCAATCAAAGGGTAAGTGGTGTCGTGACGCCGATTCGCGTCGATGAACCGTTTATTTGGTTGATGCACCAGCTTGATTACATCGAGGGGAGGGAGCGGTAG
- a CDS encoding vWA domain-containing protein, translating to MSQRRVSLLMLVCSLVGGVIGFLVGEVILGKLSGEIPQWLLMGLYFGQYAFFVGLMCLIAEMISPRLNGVGWKQRYLGFSWKMLVPSTFLMVGVAALLLQLLYGSSFQQASGANNIVMVLDTSGSMQSSDPDNQLFKAAADMVQRMDSDMNIAVVTFHDQTNVLQPLTELSSQSVKDEVVKKLLQFPRTDGGTRIDLALQAGLDQLQANQMANSTVVLMSDGYSDLDVPAALAPYKQNQVIVHTVGMSQIDADGTALLQKIAAETGGSYFNVEHADQMTGIFGQIYDMSRTDRNIVSERTGATEESMFYAITRVVSVLILGALLGLGLGLIFDNRHLAKSFTIGGAVSGLLAGLVLEMGLSSIDLLDMVVRLLACSLLAVILTLFTLFVPASTSGGSSFAKRRLNNRQNPRALDGGNQSSKRFE from the coding sequence ATGAGTCAGAGAAGAGTAAGCTTACTCATGCTGGTGTGTAGTCTGGTAGGTGGCGTGATCGGATTTTTGGTCGGGGAAGTCATTCTCGGCAAGCTGTCCGGAGAAATACCGCAATGGTTGTTAATGGGACTTTATTTTGGTCAATATGCCTTTTTCGTAGGATTGATGTGCCTCATTGCGGAAATGATCTCGCCACGACTGAATGGAGTCGGCTGGAAGCAGCGCTATCTGGGCTTTTCTTGGAAAATGCTCGTGCCCAGCACGTTTTTGATGGTGGGCGTAGCGGCGCTCTTGCTTCAGCTGCTGTACGGATCATCGTTTCAACAGGCCAGTGGTGCCAACAATATTGTCATGGTTCTGGATACGTCAGGCAGCATGCAGTCGTCTGACCCGGATAACCAATTGTTCAAAGCAGCGGCCGACATGGTGCAGCGCATGGACAGTGACATGAACATAGCAGTGGTTACGTTTCACGATCAAACGAATGTGCTGCAACCCCTCACCGAGCTAAGTAGCCAGTCTGTGAAGGATGAGGTTGTGAAGAAGCTACTCCAATTTCCGCGCACGGATGGAGGCACGCGGATTGACTTGGCACTGCAAGCTGGGCTGGACCAGCTGCAAGCCAATCAAATGGCGAACAGTACGGTCGTGCTGATGTCAGACGGCTATAGTGATCTGGATGTCCCTGCCGCACTAGCGCCCTACAAGCAAAATCAAGTGATTGTCCATACGGTAGGCATGAGCCAAATCGATGCAGACGGAACGGCGCTGCTTCAAAAGATTGCTGCTGAGACTGGCGGTAGCTACTTCAATGTTGAACACGCTGACCAAATGACAGGAATCTTTGGTCAGATTTACGATATGAGCCGAACAGACCGCAATATTGTTTCCGAGCGGACAGGAGCGACAGAAGAAAGCATGTTTTACGCCATTACCCGTGTAGTCAGTGTTCTGATCCTCGGTGCTTTGCTCGGCTTAGGGCTGGGTCTGATTTTTGACAATCGCCATCTGGCCAAAAGCTTCACGATTGGCGGGGCGGTATCAGGACTGTTAGCTGGACTCGTTTTGGAAATGGGTCTGTCGTCGATCGACTTGCTCGATATGGTGGTACGTTTGCTGGCGTGCTCCTTGCTCGCGGTCATCCTGACGTTGTTCACTCTCTTTGTGCCAGCTTCTACGAGTGGCGGATCGTCTTTTGCAAAGCGCAGACTGAACAACAGACAAAACCCTCGTGCGTTGGACGGCGGGAACCAAAGCAGCAAGCGGTTTGAGTAA